The nucleotide window atccaccctgagggttgacgcggagaaattcctcctcttctcccttatacaaagtggacaagatctttagtagagcggcagctgaatccggccccttacggccgtagcgggtggcgtcgtcctccccgttgaagtcccacatggggtggcttctatactgaagcggctgcacccccccgcataatgcattcggccataaccccgatcatggttagtccggaatgggctaactaTCTTATTCGGACCATCAGGTAAAGGATGTCCCTGTCACCtcccctctgagggctccgtgggcgccagctaaggcgcttctttaagggagcactgttgaattcagggaggccgatccagacaggatccggcagcgggacgtcttctatataaaaccattccgagggccagtcttcggacgccttctttggggttccggacagatatccggtcccggcgatgtgccacacttcggctccgcccacttgatacattgaccccttcttggaatggggcacgaggcaaaatagctccttccacagtccgaaatgagcttcaacacccaagaacagctcgcagagggctacaaagcctgcgatatgcaatactgaggcaggcgtgagatgatgtagctggaggccgtagaactccagcagcccccgaagaaatggatggattggaaatccgagcccccttattaagtaagggacgaggcacacccgctctcctttcgagggattaggggcattctctgcttgctctccaccgttgtagacggcaagaccggctcgaaccgggaccatataggccggggggagaaatcccttggtctggagcgtcactagctcgctatgcgggatggaacatctctcccaatatccaggcttagggctggaagggcgaggggaggagttgcgacggctggccatggtggaatggacctttgtcggatgcgctctgatgaacactcgcggaagggagaaggtgtggattggatctaaatcctcgtccccttaaatagggcagctcatttacgcggctaggggtgtgaatgtaaaaacactcagacttttcatattcgtttgacacgtgggaatcggccattattgggcgtagaagccaaggagcgcaaacatctacaagaaaccggactttattcaacaggtacacggaatttggaggagaacccgccttgcaatgccgaagacaatctgcgcgccggactcatcgtcattgaagccaggttcgggggctactaagggagtcctggattagggggtgtccggacagccggactataccttcagccggactcctggactatgaagatacaagattgaagactccgtcccgtgtccagaagggactttccttggcgtggaaggcaagcttggcgatacggatatgaagatctcctaccattgtaatcgactttgtgtaaccctaaccctctccagtgtctatataaaccggagggttttagtccgtaggacaacgtacacatcaataatcataccataggctagcttctagggtttagcctcctcaatctcgtggtagatctactcttgtaatacccatatagtcaatattaatcaagcaggacgtagggttttacctccatcgagagggcccgaacctgggtaaaacttcgtgtcccttgtctcctgttaccatccggcctagacgcacagttcgggaccccctacccgagattcgccggttttgacaccgacactagggtttaagcttctgtcactctagcaacccatcatctacttattacttcccaatgccttcctctaggcccaaataatggtgaagtgttatgtagtcgacgttcacataacaccactagaggctagacaacatacatcttatcaaaatatcaaacgaataccaaattcacttgactactaatagcaagacttctcccttgtcctcaggaacaaacgtaattactcaaaaagcatattcatgttcataatcagaggggtaataatatgcatataggatctgaacatatgatcttccaccaaataaaccaactagcatcaactacaaggagtaatcaacactactagcaacctactagcaccaatcccggactttgagacaagaattagatacaagagatgaactagggtttggagatgagatggtgctggtgaagatgttgatggagattgccctctcccgatgagaggagcgttggtgatgacgatggtgatgatttccccctcccggagggaagtatcctcGGCAGAACacctctgccggagctctagattggatccgccaaggttccgcctcgtggcggcggagtctcgtcccgaaaagttccttcctatttttttctcatcgaaagacttcatatatgagaagatggatgtcggagagccaccagggggcccacgaggtagggggcgtgccctagggggggcgcccccaccctcgtgagcagggcgtgggccccttggccttcatcttcggcgaggatttttctttatttgttttaagatgttccgtggagtttcaggacttttggagttgcacagaataggtctctaatatttgctccttttccagcccagaattccagctgccggcattctccctgcttatgtaaaccttgtaaaataaaagagaatagccataagtattgtgacataaagtgaaataacagtccataatgcgataaatatcgatataaaagcatgatgcaaaatggacgtatcagcgcGGCGTATGGCAGCCAGAATCAAAGGTGGTGCCAACACCGATGATGCGGCTACACGGGGAATGTTTCTGTTATGGCCAGTTTAGCTAGGCCCACCGGGCAATCTTAgcccacaagttatcttaggTTAATTCATATGCAAGTTATCTTAGGTTAATTCTTATGCAAGTTATCTAGGTTATAAATATAGGTTGTAAGACTTTTTTGGAATTAACCAATAAGAATATTATTATCCCTATTGCCCGGCTTCCAGAGGAgccggaaccctagccgccgccgccatctccctCCGACGCGACGACGCCTAGCCGCTGGCGCGCCGGATCATCGCCCCGTCCCACTCCATCCTTCCCCTACAACCTGCGGAGCAGATCCGGTAGGACCCCTGGTTCTACCAATTTGGTATCCAGAGACTCAGGTTCGATCATGTCGTCATCAACATCAACGTCGCCGCTGCCCATCATCACCACCGCCTCGATGACCACTGCCGGGTCCCCAACGCCGCCGGCCTCGATCACCTCCGCGCCACCAGCCCCCGTCACTTCCGCGCCGCCGACAACCTCCGTCTTCACGTCGGAGGAGATGACCAGCACCCTGCGGGACCTCGTGACGGCCGTCCAGGGCATCTCCCTGTACTTGGCCGGCCCGCACACCATCCCGCCGCCTGCGCTCCCCGCCTACAGCCACCGGCGACGCATTGGTCGACCCAGAATGCATCGGGCCCGAGCGGGACACCCCTGCTGCCGTTCCAGGCGGGCTACATGGGCAGGCCCCCGCCGCTGCTGCACCTGCCCTAGTACTCGGTACCCACGGCGATCGCCGGGGCCCATCCGTCGCTCCAGCCGCCGCCCGTCCCAGCGCCGTCCTGGCCGAAGTGGCCCGCGCCGGTTCTCGCGGCGCACCCGCGCCTCCCGCACCCGCCCCAGCGCCGCAGTGGCCGCACTGGCCCGCGCCGGCCCCAGCCGCGCCAACCGCGCCGCCCACGCCGATCCAgctcccaccgccgccgcccagcTCCGGACTGGGCCAGTCCACACCGGGAGGGCTTCCGATCCAGCAGGTCCGGTTTCCGCCGTCACCGTTCCCGATCCCGGCCTGGCTAACCTGGACGTCGCCACCGCCAGTTTACACAGAGGCCGGGGACCCACCAGTACCCACGCTGCAGTCTGGGGCCTCGTCCGGCTCCGCGAGGGCCTACGACGGCCTTCCCACCGTTGACCGGGCGCCGTCATCATCACTGCTCCGCACCGCCGAGCCGGTCAGTCATGGCACGCCGACCTAGACGCCGCCATGGTTCGCCAAGATCGATTTTGCCACTTATGATGGCACGGAGGACCCGCCTAACTGGCTCAACCAGTGTGAGCAGTTTTTCTGTGGCCAGCGCACGCTCGCGTCGTAGCGCACTTGGCTGGCATCCTACCACCTCTGCGGTGCAGGCCATACCTGGTACTACGCCCTCGAGCAGGACGAGGGCAGCATGCCCCATTGGGAGCGCTTCCGCGAGCTCTGCCTCCTTCTCTTTGGGCCTCAGGTTCGCGGGAGCCGCCTGGCGGAGCTCGGCCGCCTTCCCTTCACCTCCACGGTGCAGGACTTCGCCGACCGTTTCCAGGCCCTGGCATGCCATGCGTCAGGCATGACGGCGCAACAGCGGGCCGACCTCTTTGTCGATGGACTTCCGGATCACATTCGCGTGGACGTGGAGCTTCAGGGACCCCAGGATCTCCAGTTGGCCATGTACTACGCCCACGCGTTTGAGCGACGCGCCGTGGCTATCCAGCAGGAATCACCGTCCCGGACCGCTGGGTCGCTACCCGGGCCGGATTCCGCGAGGGTCGGCCTGCGCAGGCTTCTACGGCACCCCTCGCCGCGACCGTGGCGCGCCCGTTCCGCCGACTCACCTCAGCCGAGCTACTCGAGTGTCGCCATCAAGGCTTGTGCTTCAACTGCGACGAGCCCTACACGCCCGGCCATGCCTGCCCGCGACTCTTCTACCTGGAGGTTGCAGACTACATTCCGGAGGATGCCGTCGCCGCCGACTTGGCCGCCCCAGCTGTCAAGAAGGTGTTTGACGCTGGTTGATCGCCTCGAGGAGTTCCGCAAGCGCTTCCCCACCTTATAGCTCGAGGACGAGTTGTTTGTGCAGGCGGGGAAAAGTGTTATGGCCGGTTTAGCTAGGCCCACCGGGCAATCTTAgcccacaagttatcttaggTTAATTCTTATGCAAGTTATCTAGGTTATAAATATAGGTTGTAAGACTCCTTTTGGAATTAAGCAATAAGAATATTATTATCCCTATTGCCCGACTCCCAGAGGAGCCAGAAACCTAGCCGCCGCCATCTCCCTCCGACGCGACGGCGCCCAGCCGCCGGCGCGCCCGATCATCACCCCGTCCCACTCCATCCTTCCCCTACAATCTCCGGAGCAGATCCGATAGGACCCCTGGTTCTACCAGTTTCAGTTGGGCAATTGCGGTTTGCAGCACATGTAATAGAATTTTAGGCAGCTGCAAAAAAATCATCAGAGATGAAATAGGGCACAATTGCATTTTTTGGTCGAAGTGTTGTAAATCAGTGGCGGAGGCAGGGGTGCTAGCAGGGGCCCCGGCCCAGGTCAACATGCAGATTTTGCCACTACATGAGGGATTATCTGCTGCTAATATTGTGTATTTATGATGATTTTGCTGGCTTTGGCCCTCTCCAACATGATTTAACATCAGTTGGCCCCCTTGATTAAGTTTTCCTAGCTCCGCCACTGTCCTAAATGACAGTTGTTTTGGGCATGGCGGCAGCTTTTGGGCATTTGTTGAGATGCTCTAAGTTTCTAACCCTGCATCTTAGCATTGATAGATGCTCTAAGTTGCTAACTCTGCAACTCAGCCTTGATAGTTTCAGCTACAATGAGCACAGCTACACATGTCATGCACACTAAGAAAGAACTTAGACATACTTTGGTTTGAGTGGAAGGAGCCCACAAAACCATGGATTGGTATGCGCACACCGTGCACAGATGATGATCGGGCCTTTTTTGCGGCTGCCACCCACGTCACGGTGGGCAACGGACGAACGACAAAATTTTGGAACTCCTCTTAGCTACAGGGCTTGAGACCCCGTGACATCGCGCCTCACATCTTCGACCTCTCCCAAAAGAAAAACTGCTCCGTCCAGCAAGCTCTACTCAACAATCTGTGGATTTCCAATGGCCTTTCCCTTGGTCACGTCCAAGAGTTTGCAAATCTTTGGAAAAAACTGAATTCTATCACCATTGAGGAGGGAATGGAGGATTCAATTGTATGGAAGTTCACTAAAAATGGTATGTACTCCGCCTCTTCGGCATACAAGGCACAATTTGAAGGGCTTACTACTTCGTATCTGGTGCAATCAATCTAGAAGGTATGGACTTCCTCGTAGTTCAAATTTTCTGATTGGCTCGTTCTGCAAAATAGGATCTCGACGTCTAATCGCTTAATTAGGCAGGGTTGGCCCAATTGTGGTGTATGCCCTCTATGCAAACAATGTCAAGAAACTGCGGCCCATCTCCTCTTACAATGCTGATTCACTCTTCGGGTGTGGAATGACATTATTCTGTTGCTTGGAATGCAGCACGTCAACACGGACACCTGGACGACGAAGGTCTCGGTGAGAGATTGGTGGATCAGCAACATACACATTCGGCTTGGATCTCCCAAGGCGCTAGCCTCTCTGATGGTGCTTATTTCATGGGAGACTTCGACCGAACGCAATCCTAGAGCCTTCCGTAACACGGCCGTCCCTTTGATGGTTCTCATTTCCAAGATTAAAGAGGTGTCTCTTTGGGCTTTGTAACGCTGCGAGAGTAGTTCTTTCTTTTTTCACCGCTTTGCGGCTTTGTGCTAAAACTTCCTTACTCAATGAAATGGCAATTCTTTTGCCTTGTTTAAAAAAAATGACGGTGAGGACATTCAGCTCTGTCAGCCGACAGAACTGAAGCAAGAAAGCTCGAaggaattgtttgcttttgctgTACAACTGATTTGGATTTCTAAGTTTGCTGGTTCTCCGGTCACCGTTCTCTCACGCGTATGGCTTAAACAATCAGATATCACGAGGTCATAGAAGTAGCAGCCAAGCATAAACCAGGAGTTTCAAAACGTCACCCTCTTCCTTTCTTGGGATACAAACTTGTAAGCTTGAATCTAACTGGCTTGCAGGTTACTATTTGTTTTCAATGGTAAACTATTCAACTAATGTCCACAGGCAATTATATCTTGAATCATCCCCTCATGGTTCTAGAACgtgctccctccgttcctaaatataagtctttttacagATTCCAATAAATGACTACATAccgagcaaaatgagtgaatctacactctaaaatatgtctacatacatccgtatgttgtagtccatttgaaatgtctataaagacttatatttaggaacggagagagtacgtAGCAATATACTCACGGCTGAAAACACATTAATTGATCATACCTGAATGGATCACAGGTTAAACATCAAAGATAAGATGCCGAAGCTTTTCTACAGCTAACAGGTCCAGCAAAATATAAATCCAGCTCGGCGTTCACCGAGACTTGGCGTGCTAGAAAGCAATGCACAATTATGATCAGACAGGTTTGACATAGAGCACCAGGCATGTTCGTTCTATTAAAAGAGAATGACGGGCAGTGGCACTCATTTCTCGATGAACTCTCTCATGTTCTTCAACCAAACCACGTACTCCCTCTCATCCTTGGTCATCATGTACTCGTGCAGCCAGTCATGCAGCGAGTGCTTGATCCCCCTCACCTCAAGATACCTGTGGAAGGACTTCTGCAAGTTCTCATCCAGATCACTGTAGAAGACAATGAGTAAGTAAATGTCAGAAGAAACCATAAGATGCAATGCagtttactactccctccgttccatattacttgtcgctgatttagtacaaagttgtactaaatcaGCAACGAGtaatatggaacggagggagtagtagtcaTCTAAGTACTTAAGCAAACAGAACTTTGGGGTGAATAATCAGCCAGGGGAGAAACACATACAAGTAATGCCAAGCTTGAGCCATTTCATGGAAAACAACACAAAATTTGTGACCAGGGATCCTTGAAAGTATACCGTTTTGTTTTATTATGATTCAGCAACCATTTGGTTGGCTTATTATGATGCTTGAAATTGAAGAAATAATATAAGTTAGATAAGAAAAATTGAACTTACGAGAACTGTGGCCCCTCATATGCATTCTCAGTAAACTTGGCATCGCGATTCAGCAACCTCATATTTTCAATTGCCAGTTCATCATCATTAAAGTTGCACTCAAATTCCAGGATTGAGCCTCCTGGTTTCTCAACAGTGACAACCATCTGAAGTGCTGGCTTAAATGAGTCATCATCATTCTCAGCATCAGAGCCCTCATTGTTCAAATCTTCCTCAGTATCAAAATTTGTGTAGACAGTAGCTTTAATAGTCTCTCCTGCAAGCTCTCTTTTGAGAACGATGGACTGATCACCAGGGTTATCAATTATCTCAAAGGGGAAGTCTTCTGGTGGATCAATTTGCTGTTGAAAACAATTCAAAACAAGTATTTTGGTCATGTCCTTTTTCAAAAATATCAGAGTATTGTTTTACATTCAAAGGTTCTTTTGAAGCAAAACTAAAGCATTTCTTCCTATTAACAAGATAAAACAATCAAGTACTTGCAAAGCATAAGTATAACACAAGGTATAGTATGCGACATCAGTCTATGAAACCCATCTTTACATCATCGCAGTATAACACTTTATCACATTGACATATAGTACCATATACTGGAGTTTATGGACCTCAGAGAGCAATTAATACTACGTAAGGTAAATTTCAAACGTCCACTTACCTGAATAAACATTTCAAATGTGCACAAACTTCATTTAGTAATGTCCAATTGACTcataaatactccctccgtcccataatgtaagacgttttttgacactagtgtaaaaaaaacgtcttacattatgggacggagggagtagtttagAAGGGGAATGACTTGAACATCTGAAAAGTTGAGCTATCAAAGTCAAGTTTGTGAACCTCTTGGATTGAGCTGGAGCATCCAGCACAGGCCAGGATCTCACCAACCGGGTTTTGTAATATACCAACAATATTTCCTTTTTACCATCCATACCACTACCATTTTAATTCTTTAATCCTGATGAATAGTCACCATTACTGACTAACGGCATCCCAGCAATGTAGCAGAGTCCTTGTTCTGCAATTTGAGATGCAGGGATGAGAGATTCCCAGAGTTAGCTGTTCACTGCAGGAGCAACAATCACGGGCATAGCTAGTACTACTGCTTTATACCACATAAAAGCTAGACAGTCTTGCATCGACAACCTCAATTTTGGCTCTGTTCCTAATATTTCCCAAATACGCGGGATCAAGGTATTTCCTCCGGTATTCACACCACAAATAATAAAGCTCGATCGTGTATAAATGGAGTCAAACTACTATCTCGAAGGAACGAAAAGGAAATGCAGGGGCGGTGGTTAAGGAAGCCAAGAGACCTGCGCGGAGCCCTCCTCCGATTCGACGACGCACTCGATCTCGGAGTCGATGACCCGCCTCAGGTTCTCGTCCGGGGAGATCTTGGAGGAAGCCGCCGGGGACTGCGAGGACAGGAAGCGGCGGGCAGGGGTCCCTgacggggaggcggcggcggcggggtggaaCTGGGCGAGCGAAACGGGCGCGCGGGAAGTCGCGGAGGAGTGGGCGCAGCGTCGGGATAGGGTGGAGGCCCGCGACGAagaggcggcgcggcggaggaGCCTGGCGGCGAGGGACGCCGACGACATGGCTCGGGCTTTGGTGTTTCTCTGGGGATCCGACGACGGCTGCTCGCTGCGAAGTCTAGGGTTTTGTGGGGTTTAAAGGGCTGGAGGCCGAATGGAGAAGACTTGGAGAAAAGGTAAGAAGTAATGGAGCTCAGCAGAGAAGCTCAGCGGCCCAACCCAGTGTACTTGAGAATGCCCTTCCGGCCCATAGAGCTCATCCTCTGTTTTTAAATAGTTGCAACCAACAACCTATTTTTCCTAAATCTAAAAAAAAACTATTTTCCTTTTAcctctaaaaataaaataaatttttTATATTCATGCAACT belongs to Triticum urartu cultivar G1812 chromosome 7, Tu2.1, whole genome shotgun sequence and includes:
- the LOC125522806 gene encoding uncharacterized protein At2g39795, mitochondrial-like, which encodes MSSASLAARLLRRAASSSRASTLSRRCAHSSATSRAPVSLAQFHPAAAASPSGTPARRFLSSQSPAASSKISPDENLRRVIDSEIECVVESEEGSAQQIDPPEDFPFEIIDNPGDQSIVLKRELAGETIKATVYTNFDTEEDLNNEGSDAENDDDSFKPALQMVVTVEKPGGSILEFECNFNDDELAIENMRLLNRDAKFTENAYEGPQFSDLDENLQKSFHRYLEVRGIKHSLHDWLHEYMMTKDEREYVVWLKNMREFIEK